From Camelina sativa cultivar DH55 chromosome 20, Cs, whole genome shotgun sequence, the proteins below share one genomic window:
- the LOC104771782 gene encoding uncharacterized protein LOC104771782, with protein MTQQECNVDKIIKFLSELQTQLSDIPPAPKKATSNKNEQVSEITEEKRQSWWVRVRERVKKIGKMKKEASNHASDSGGSQGGSRRMMRNIDEDQEDADLAIRKLQSDILQMITAFRNLTEFQTNMSKSLELDLRSAKLKAILQKTDSIRSRSHDLKEIRRKVFTLKCQIPSLLHKQSSRGTSITDSQTAEENDEINETGNDIYLPGLHFAEEDFKYSSAFEEVVEKFEGLDFPQKLCLLSFAVFPENKEVERTMLMYWWIGEGLINCDDSENSVTRVLDDFSRKRLVEPVQDERKLIPRSYRMEPHVHSAVIYLAKSVHLFELYNHKGKLVMEKSLKEKVCLVKGSSLLREAKASAMKPQNLKTVFNSSERYPDFTFKWFPLMNSLRVLYLGRWERTATRHIEVESTEFLKKNMKYLKNLRLASFQGISRIEKLENSICALPELVILDLKACYNLEVLPSDIGLFEKLIYLDVSECYMLDRMPKGIAKLTRLQVLKGFVISESDHENDCAVKHLLNLRKLSITVNKNSFTVGSLTESLTGLKQLESLKISWGFRFRQDGQEGETNEGDEKENQGVLPGTEIVETGKQEDGVISKKGSEINEEADLEEGKKHDEAKKAESLKSDKVAQEEKKTSPSQEATETNQKKPDDESKVDKEKDGDKGKADLDEGKKRDEVEATKSKSDEVVKGDEKTSPPQESKDTIQNKTDDETKVGKEGDGDKGKVDPKEETKHDEVEAGISKSDNGVEGVKKPSPSQDDHKENSKVQEKGDGNKGNTDLDEGKKTNEVKAENSKPNEKTNPPQKSKDTIQSKADDHREISQVQEKREGVKNEDDLKKVDDGQAKTQKSQKTIRFGKKPDDLRNENGTGEEIHETASPSRKSTSSTAKLFKAFGNQTKKWGGGWQENEAIDDTSKLPSSLKKLELECFPEKDPPSWLNPKNLDKLAKLSIKGGKLSRISDELLPTAENQWPVQILRLKYLHEFKVEWKDLQALFPKMTLLEKYKCPKIAFCPTDGNGVWRKQHTSPNM; from the coding sequence ATGACGCAGCAAGAATGTAACGTCGATAAGATTATCAAATTCCTATCTGAGTTACAGACTCAGCTAAGTGATATACCTCCTGCACCCAAGAAAGCTACTAGTAACAAAAATGAACAAGTAAGCGAAATAACTGAGGAGAAGAGACAATCTTGGTGGGTTCGGGTCAGAGAAAGAGTCAAAAAAATTGGTAAGATGAAGAAAGAGGCTTCAAACCATGCAAGCGACAGTGGAGGCAGTCAAGGTGGAAGCAGAAGAATGATGCGAAACATTGACGAAGATCAAGAAGATGCAGACCTCGCTATCCGGAAACTGCAGAGTGACATTCTTCAGATGATAACTGCATTTAGGAACTTGACTGAGTTTCAAACCAATATGAGCAAGTCGTTGGAGCTTGATCTTCGTTCAGCTAAGTTAAAAGCAATACTACAGAAGACGGATTCAATCAGGTCTCGCTCTCACGATCtcaaagaaatcagaagaaaagtCTTCACACTCAAGTGTCAGATCCCATCATTGCTCCACAAACAATCATCCAGAGGGACAAGCATCACAGATTCTCAAACCGCTGAGGAAAATGATGAGATCAATGAGACCGGGAATGACATATACTTGCCTGGCCTCCACTTTGCTGAAGAAGATTTCAAATATTCCTCAGCTTTTGAAGAAGTTGTGGAGAAATTTGAAGGACTTGACTTCCCTCAGAAGCTCTGCTTGTTGTCCTTCGCCGTGTTCCCGGAAAACAAAGAGGTTGAAAGGACAATGTTGATGTATTGGTGGATCGGAGAAGGTTTAATCAACTGTGATGATTCTGAAAACTCAGTAACAAGAGTTCTTGATGATTTCTCAAGAAAAAGATTAGTTGAACCGGTCCAAGACGAGAGGAAACTGATACCACGTAGTTATAGGATGGAGCCTCATGTGCACTCAGCAGTTATATACTTAGCCAAATCTGTACATCTATTTGAACTCTACAACCACAAAGGGAAGCTTGTCATGGAAAAATCATTAAAGGAAAAGGTCTGCCTAGTAAAAGGTTCCTCGTTGCTAAGAGAGGCAAAAGCATCTGCAATGAAACCACAAAACCTGAAGACAGTTTTCAATTCATCTGAACGGTACCCTGATTTCACATTCAAGTGGTTTCCGTTAATGAATTCACTTAGAGTGCTTTACTTGGGAAGATGGGAGAGGACCGCTACACGCCACATTGAAGTTGAGAGCACAGAGTTTCTTAAAAAGAACATGAAGTATCTCAAGAATCTGAGGCTTGCAAGTTTTCAAGGGATCTCGAGGATAGAAAAGCTAGAAAATTCGATTTGCGCACTCCCGGAGTTAGTGATATTGGATCTTAAAGCATGCTACAATCTTGAGGTTCTTCCTAGCGATATAGGCTTATTTGAGAAACTGATTTACTTGGATGTATCAGAGTGCTATATGTTAGACCGCATGCCTAAGGGGATTGCAAAACTCACAAGATTACAAGTTCTGAAAGGATTTGTGATTAGTGAATCGGATCATGAGAATGATTGTGCAGTTAAACACCTGCTGAATCTGAGGAAGCTAAGCATAACTGTAAACAAAAATTCTTTCACGGTGGGAAGTCTGACGGAGTCGTTGACAGGCCTCAAGCAACTTGAGAGTCTTAAAATTTCGTGGGGGTTTCGATTTCGTCAAGATGGCCAAGAAGGAGAAACTAATGAAGGAGATGAGAAGGAGAACCAAGGAGTACTTCCTGGAACAGAGATAGTAGAAACGGGTAAGCAAGAAGATGGAGTTATTAGTAAGAAAGGAAGTGAAATAAATGAAGAGGCTGATCTAGAAGAAGGGAAGAAGCATGATGAGGCAAAAAAAGCAGAGAGTTTAAAATCTGACAAGGTTGCccaggaagagaagaagacaagtcCTTCCCAAGAGGCAACAGAGACTAACCAGAAGAAGCCAGATGATGAAAGCAAAGTGGACAAGGAAAAAGATGGAGACAAAGGGAAGGCTGATCTAGATGAAGGAAAGAAACGAGATGAGGTTGAAGCAACTAAATCTAAATCAGACGAAGTTGTTAAGGGAGATGAGAAGACAAGTCCACCACAAGAATCCAAAGATACGATCCAGAACAAGACAGATGATGAAACCAAAGTGGGAAAGGAAGGAGATGGAGACAAAGGGAAGGTTGatccaaaagaagaaacaaagcatGATGAGGTAGAAGCAGGGATCTCCAAATCAGACAATGGTGTTGAAGGTGTTAAGAAGCCCAGTCCTTCCCAGGATGATCACAAAGAAAACAGTAAAGTTCAGGAGAAAGGAGATGGAAACAAAGGGAACACTGATCTAGATGAAGGTAAGAAGACAAATGAGGTAAAAGCAGAGAACTCAAAACCAAATGAGAAGACAAATCCACCACAAAAATCGAAAGACACAATCCAGAGCAAGGCAGATGATCACAGAGAAATTAGCCAAGTGCAGGAAAAAAGAGAGGGAGTAAAGAACGAAGATGATTTAAAGAAGGTTGATGATGGACAAGCAAAGACTCAGAAGTCACAAAAAACCATTAGATTTGGTAAGAAGCCAGATGATCTGAGAAATGAAAACGGAACGGGGGAAGAGATTCATGAAACAGCATCACCATCTAGGAAATCAACATCAAGTACAGCAAAACTGTTCAAGGCATTTGGAAACCAAACCAAGAAATGGGGAGGAGGATGGCAAGAGAATGAAGCAATAGATGATACCTCTAAACTTCCTTCTAGTTTGAAGAAGTTGGAGCTAGAATGTTTCCCTGAAAAAGACCCTCCAAGTTGGttaaatcccaaaaaccttGACAAACTTGCAAAGCTCTCCATCAAAGGAGGAAAGCTTAGCCGAATCAGTGATGAACTTCTTCCAACTGCAGAAAACCAATGGCCCGTTCAGATCTTGCGTTTGAAGTACCTGCATGAATTTAAGGTTGAGTGGAAAGATCTGCAAGCACTGTTTCCAAAAATGACACTGCTGGAGAAATATAAATGCCCAAAAATCGCATTTTGTCCCACAGATGGTAATGGAGTCTGGAGGAAGCAACATACATCACCAAATATGTGA